Genomic window (Candidatus Nitrosocosmicus franklandus):
GACAGTGTACTTGAGCTCAGACAATTGCTCCCTTGACTTGTGCTATAACCAAAAGCAATTGTTCACCTGCTCGGAAACCCGCAGCAATTCCATAACTAGCAAATCCGACTACTATATCATTCCGTTCTGCAAATACAAAATTGATTGCATTTTTTTTGAAACTTCCGGAATTCCATGTTTGTATTCCGGAGTTACTAATACAAACTCATCAAATGAATTGATTTTGGCAGTCCATTTTTGGTGTGATTTTTTGCGTATTGCCTCTGGAATGGGGTAATGGTTATTCTAGTAGGAGGAAGATGGTATCTACGATGTCGACTAAATTGAATTCCACATAACTTGGTTTTTTTGCATTTTCGTATACCCGTTTATTTTACCAATCCGTCTTGGTCTCGTGATGTCTAGAATAGCCACCACTCTGATAAGATTTTGATTTGTCATCCGAGTAAAAGATCGATAAACTTATCATAATTCAAAGAAGAATTCTCAAGACGTTCTAATATTTAATAATCATATTCCAATATATATTCACTTAAGCAAGCCATCAAAATTCAAACAGAGGGATTTATAATGGTATACAATTGCGTACTGAATCTATGACTGTTTGTACAGATCGAAAAGAAGATTTAAATATTTAGAAACAGGATTTGCCGGGGATTTCTAAAGATATGGAAATTCAAGGTATCAAATATTCTTCATACAAATTTTGCCACTAAACAAATATGGTTCTGAATAAGGAAACTTGATCAATCTATAGTCACTCAGTGTCGTACTGTGAATCCATTCAAAGAGGCAAGTGCTTTGCTTAGAAATTATTTCTAATTACAACTAGTATTCATTGTATCTTTATATTCGTGAACATACAAAGGACAATCATGAAAATCTATTCAAGTAATTCGATTAACAAGCCGATTTCTTTTAAGTCTTGTTTTGTTAATCTAAATCGTAGGGGGAATTATTGATGGAAATGAAACTCGAGTTGATTGCAATACCGGTAACTGATGTAGATCGTGCAATTGATTTTTATAAAAACAAAGTAGGTTTTAATTTGGACCATGATCATACAGTAAACGAGAAACTTCGTTTTATTCAAATGACACCTCCAGGATCTGCCTGTTCAATCTGTTTTGGGATCGGCATTGCTGACAGTATGAAACCCGGTAGCATTAAGGGTTTACAAATGGTAGTTAAGGACGCTCAAGTTGCTCACGATGAACTCAAAAATAGAGGTGTAGATGTTACCGATGTAGATACACAAGTTTGGGGAAAGTTCGTTTACTTTAACGATCCTGACGGCAATGCCTGGACCCTCCAGGAATTACCTCCTAGAGACCAATTTAAGGTATAGTCATTAAAGAAATCTCTCCAACTTTCTTCAAATTGCAATACGAATGCAATCTTAGAACGGATATCTGGTTGACTGCTTTATAGGCTTGGCTCATAATAGAATATATAATCTAAAACAATAATTTGTACAAAGTGCATTTATTTATTAATCTTTCATCATTTAATAGGGCTCTGTTCAGTTAACAGGTTTTAATTCCTTGTTGTGATAGTCGACAAACAGGTTCAACCAGTTTTTTACGTGTTTTAGTTTGCAGTTCTTTAGCCTGCAGGGAAAGTAATCATCGAAACTTTCAGTTCTGTCCTTGATATACTGCATTGTTCTTTCAATCAAGTTTTTTTCATAGGAGGAATGGAGATGGTGTTCTAATTTAAGGAATTGACAAGCCATGGGATACCAAGTACCACCATCTGTTGAAACTGGATGCTTTCCATAGTCTCTGACTATGTTTGACAGAAACCGTTCCGCAACAAACATGTTTCTCTCCTTAGAAATGGATAGTGAGAGAATTTCCTTACTTTTCGCATCTATTGCAACCCATAACCATGTGTATTCTGAACCAACCTTAAGCAATGTTTCATCTACAATGAATTCACATATCCTTCTTTGTTTTGTCTTGATAATCTTAGGTTGGTACTTTTGAATCCAGTTCCAGATAGTGACATGATTTCGTTTGATACATCTGAGACAATCTTTCCGAGGCTTTTCTTAAAGATAAACCTGAAAAGTACAAATGTAAGCCATAATACACATATTTTGAAGGTGTTCTGTTTCTAGTATTCATAAAAGAGATAGGACATCTTCAAGCTATAGACTTGACGCTAAATGAACAGAGCCTTTAATAGTATTCATTCGTATTGTTCTGTGCTGTTATAATTGGTTAGTATAAAAGGAATTATATCGGTATTCTATCATCTAGTTTGACTTATTTAGACACCGTGATTCATTCAATCATGCCTGTTATTTGCATACAAGCTATCAATTACGAGTATTGCATCTATACCAAAATGGTTTTCATCGCAAATATGCCGCAATTCAAAATGAGATAATAATATGGAATTTATTAAATGTGATAATTCTTTAGTGTTTCTCTAAATCCCATGTAGAGTAATATTGAGGAAATATTTCCAGAACTACTGACTGACCACTCTTTTGCATATTCAATAGTGTCTGTGCTAATGGATGCTCTGTATTTCCCAAATACTTTATCATTATTTTCTCTGCAACAGGAACGTTGAAGCTAATTTCTTCATGAATCTTGACCTCGCCTTTGCCACGTACTCCTCTTGGTGCATTCGGATCATCGATACAAAAATAAGCAACAGAATTGTTTTTGAGATTATTTGTTTTCTTGGAGTTTTTTGAAGTTTCTATGTATATTCTGTAATTTTCAGTATCGTAGTAAAACCATACAGGATGAACGTTTGGATGGCCTTTCTCATCTATAGTCCCGAGATGTAAGTTTAATCTGCCTGTAGTAAGAAATTTTATTGTTTCTTCCTCAGTTAGAGGCTCTCCGAATCCTATATTTCCATGGAGAATTCTTAACATGTAAAATATGGGATATTATCCTAATTAAATTGTATCAAGATAGGAACTGAAATTTTGATTAGTATAATCCTTTATTCGATTAATATATCGTCAGATTCTTTGTTAACGCTATTTAATATCGCCTTGCTGTTTAGTCTCTAAGTTCTTTATCCTTTCAAATCTTCTAAAAGATCGTTCTTAGTTAATAGTTGTAATACGGATATACGTCGTCCCGTTTTAATTTATAAATATCTAGTGAGAAAAATATGATTCTAAAAAATTAAGAGGCTTCACAAACTTAAAGGATCTTTTCCTTTTTCTTCTTCTAGCAATTCATATAAGAGATAATTGGTTGGTATGCTTTGAATTATTTGCCATGCTATACTGCATAAACATATCCTTTTCCGAACCTCCAGAAAAATGATATTAAAATATTATTATTGATATAATCTTGTAGATGATTTTGTATATCTTTAAATACTTTTAATTCTACGATAGATAAATGAACCTAAACTTTTCTATAGTGGTGGTTTCCCTAGCTTTGTTATTTAGTTTTGTACTAGTCTTTACATCTACGACAAATACTCACGCGCAGGAATTAAATAATACTATGAATCATCAAACATTTGGCAATCCAGATGACATGACAATGAATGATAACATGTCTATGGGGTCCACTTTTGGAACAAGTGAAAAAGAACACGATATAACTAGCTCAGTTTCCATCTTTCAACCTATAATCAATGCATTCAAATCAATGATAAAAATCAATATCAATGATGCTATCACATCGGCACAAGACACCGTAGGAGCAAATGCTACTACTGTCGCTGCTTTCCTTCACCCTGAAAAACAGTATATCGTATATAACATAATTACATTGGACTCCAGTGGAACTATACACAGAGTACTAGTAGATCCTGGGAACGGTAGCGTCTTAGATGATAAACAAGTATCCTTTATGGAATTGATGAAAATGGTTCATGGCGATGGCATGATGGGCGGCCATGACAAGATGATGGGACCAGAAATGGGTATGGGCGGCATGATGGGCGGCCATGACAAGATGATGGGACCAGAAATGGGTATGGGCGGCATGATGGGCGGCCATGACAAGATGATGGGACCAGAAATGGGTATGGGCGGCATGATGGGCGGCCATGACAAGATGATGGGACCAGAAATGGGTATGGGCGGCATGATGGGCGGCCATGACAACTCGTACGGACCATGGAATTGAAAACACAGCACAAATCTCACATTTTTAATTATTTTGATTCCTTGAGTGCTTATAGTACCCAATAAAAGAACAACTGAATCATCCATTTCCTTTTTCTCTGTCTATTTAAATATACTTATAAATGAAAACTGGTTACTATTTCTCTCTAGTTTAGCTTTTGATCTAGTATAGTCTCTTTGAAAGGACAAAATCAAGATATTAGAAAAGACTCATTTCATCATCTTTGTTACTTATTATCTGAATTAAGTTATAATAAAGTACGCTGTTGTCTAATTCGATTTGATAGCAGAGAAATTTTCCACTACGGGTGAAAACGGAGAAGACGTTGCGTGTGATGAAAACCCATTTAACCAATTTTTGAACAAGCTACGTATTATGAATAAATCATTTGTTATGATGTTTGGAGTGACAACCATTTTTGCATGGTTGTCGATAATATCTTTTGGTGCTAATATATTTGAGACATTTATAATCTATCCTAACATATTTCATGATGTACCATCATCATTGGAAAGGGCGATGGGTTTTATGGTTATTGCAGGACCAGATGACTTTTTTCCTATCATTGGATTTTTGACACTAGTTAGTGGTATTGCGACACTAATTCTTACACGGAAGATTAAACAATCTAAATATTGGATAATGGGGAGCCTGCTTGTAATATTTGTTGGGGAATTCTTGTTCTCATCAGCTTACTTTTGGCCTAAAAATACTGTTATGTTTCTAGAAGGGACATCCGTACATTCTATCTCTGTACTGCAGGAAACAGCTAAAGATTTCCAAACTGGACACTGGTTAAGATTATCAATGAATGGAGTTGCCGCGATAATGTCATTTATTGGAATGATGTATATATTCAGATATATATCATAGTATATGAAACAACCATGATTTAAGATATTCAATACATGTGTTTAGTCCAAGTCTTAGTAACAATACCTGAAAAGCACATTTTAATATCTAATTCGTATTGAAAAAGGACCATATTAATGAGTCAAGTGGAGAGCAAAACAAATGACCGCATTGTGCTGATCAAGCAGTCAACTTCATTTTGCCAGTGTGATAATCGTCTACTACTATTGAGAATGGATGGATGAATTCTACTTCATCTGTCTAACTATTCACATAGTGTCAGCACGTTCTGAATGCAAATTTGATAGATGTTTTGCCATTGGTAATTTGAGGAGCAATAATATTTATCTCTCAAAATTGATTTGATCAAATTATTTTCTTGTCAGTGGTTTCTCAATACCTAACGGGTTATTCAATGCAACTAACAAGGAGTTACAAATATGATTAATGATCTGTTCATTAACTGGCTTTACTAAATTATTTTGACCAAAACATGTCAGGTATGCACTATTACTTTTAATAGTCAATTAAATATAATACTAATGATAAATTAGCAAAAATGGTAGAAGGGGAATTATGTAGATGAATTACGATATTGTCGCTTTAACAGAGGCGCTAGATAAAATCCTTAGACCTTATATTGAAATCCTTACTTTTGCTATTGATATTGCAGCTGGTATCGTCATAGCTGTATCT
Coding sequences:
- a CDS encoding PepSY domain-containing protein — protein: MNLNFSIVVVSLALLFSFVLVFTSTTNTHAQELNNTMNHQTFGNPDDMTMNDNMSMGSTFGTSEKEHDITSSVSIFQPIINAFKSMIKININDAITSAQDTVGANATTVAAFLHPEKQYIVYNIITLDSSGTIHRVLVDPGNGSVLDDKQVSFMELMKMVHGDGMMGGHDKMMGPEMGMGGMMGGHDKMMGPEMGMGGMMGGHDKMMGPEMGMGGMMGGHDKMMGPEMGMGGMMGGHDNSYGPWN
- a CDS encoding pyridoxamine 5'-phosphate oxidase family protein, translated to MLRILHGNIGFGEPLTEEETIKFLTTGRLNLHLGTIDEKGHPNVHPVWFYYDTENYRIYIETSKNSKKTNNLKNNSVAYFCIDDPNAPRGVRGKGEVKIHEEISFNVPVAEKIMIKYLGNTEHPLAQTLLNMQKSGQSVVLEIFPQYYSTWDLEKH
- a CDS encoding VOC family protein, with the translated sequence MEMKLELIAIPVTDVDRAIDFYKNKVGFNLDHDHTVNEKLRFIQMTPPGSACSICFGIGIADSMKPGSIKGLQMVVKDAQVAHDELKNRGVDVTDVDTQVWGKFVYFNDPDGNAWTLQELPPRDQFKV
- a CDS encoding DDE-type integrase/transposase/recombinase; this encodes MKRNHVTIWNWIQKYQPKIIKTKQRRICEFIVDETLLKVGSEYTWLWVAIDAKSKEILSLSISKERNMFVAERFLSNIVRDYGKHPVSTDGGTWYPMACQFLKLEHHLHSSYEKNLIERTMQYIKDRTESFDDYFPCRLKNCKLKHVKNWLNLFVDYHNKELKPVN
- a CDS encoding DUF1772 domain-containing protein gives rise to the protein MIAEKFSTTGENGEDVACDENPFNQFLNKLRIMNKSFVMMFGVTTIFAWLSIISFGANIFETFIIYPNIFHDVPSSLERAMGFMVIAGPDDFFPIIGFLTLVSGIATLILTRKIKQSKYWIMGSLLVIFVGEFLFSSAYFWPKNTVMFLEGTSVHSISVLQETAKDFQTGHWLRLSMNGVAAIMSFIGMMYIFRYIS
- a CDS encoding NAD(P)H-dependent oxidoreductase yields the protein MPEAIRKKSHQKWTAKINSFDEFVLVTPEYKHGIPEVSKKMQSILYLQNGMI